One bacterium genomic region harbors:
- a CDS encoding carbonic anhydrase, which translates to MMSAQEALGRLREGNRRFAAGRRLGDTLSSPSRRAEVAKGQEPIAVILGCSDSRVPADIVFDQGLGDLFVVRVAGNIAALSQIGSVEFAVSKLGVRLVVVLGHSHCGAVTAALEELEQPTERRSEGLDSILDRIRPSVEQALVNGPPAAGAALVGHAVRANISAQVRRLQHGSETVKRLIREEGLRVVGAEYSLETGLVEFFEGELG; encoded by the coding sequence ATGATGTCGGCCCAGGAGGCGCTCGGGCGTCTGCGCGAGGGCAATCGGAGGTTCGCGGCGGGCCGCAGGCTCGGAGACACGTTGTCGAGTCCTTCGCGGAGAGCCGAGGTGGCCAAGGGGCAGGAGCCCATTGCGGTCATCCTCGGCTGTTCGGATTCGCGCGTGCCGGCCGACATCGTGTTCGACCAGGGACTCGGAGATCTTTTCGTCGTAAGGGTCGCCGGGAATATCGCGGCGCTCTCGCAAATCGGCAGCGTCGAGTTTGCCGTATCCAAGCTCGGAGTTCGGCTCGTCGTGGTGCTGGGGCACTCCCATTGCGGAGCCGTTACGGCCGCGTTGGAGGAGCTTGAGCAGCCGACGGAGAGGCGCTCGGAGGGCCTGGACTCGATCCTCGATCGGATTCGTCCCTCGGTCGAGCAGGCTTTGGTGAACGGACCGCCCGCGGCCGGGGCCGCGCTGGTTGGCCACGCTGTTCGCGCCAACATCAGCGCTCAGGTTCGCCGGCTTCAACACGGCTCCGAGACTGTGAAGCGACTGATTCGGGAAGAAGGGCTCAGGGTCGTCGGCGCCGAGTATTCGCTGGAGACGGGGCTGGTCGAGTTCTTCGAGGGAGAGCTCGGATAG